The Streptococcus pantholopis genome has a segment encoding these proteins:
- a CDS encoding PHP domain-containing protein: protein MRDNHLHTHFSYDSDANFRDYLEHYNGEIVTTEHYDLSNPYSQQDDIPDYEAYSKEIEELKRRYGNRIRRGIEIGYYQPREADILAYLADKDYDLKLLSVHHNGINDYLDDEVALMDRPTVIQDYLDRLEYAIGRVEADVLAHFDYGFRLFDISAEELKAYEIQLCRIFQKMIDCGLAFELNAKSMYLYHHEPLYRYALGLLKKMGCDRYSVGSDGHRLEHFRLHFSDIQKILDEYGISADQLIGDETCS, encoded by the coding sequence ATGCGCGATAATCATTTACACACTCATTTTTCTTACGATTCAGATGCAAATTTTCGTGATTATTTGGAACATTATAATGGTGAAATTGTAACGACTGAGCATTATGACTTATCCAATCCTTACAGCCAGCAAGATGATATCCCTGATTATGAAGCCTATTCTAAGGAAATAGAGGAACTTAAGCGACGCTATGGCAACCGTATCAGGCGGGGCATTGAGATTGGCTATTATCAGCCTCGTGAAGCCGATATTCTGGCGTATTTGGCTGATAAGGACTACGATTTAAAGCTTCTCTCAGTTCATCACAATGGCATTAATGATTATCTTGATGATGAAGTAGCCCTTATGGACAGACCTACTGTTATCCAAGATTATTTGGACCGACTGGAATATGCCATTGGCCGTGTAGAAGCAGATGTGTTAGCCCATTTTGACTATGGTTTTCGTCTGTTTGATATCTCAGCTGAAGAACTAAAAGCCTATGAAATCCAGCTCTGCCGCATTTTCCAAAAGATGATTGACTGCGGTTTAGCTTTTGAGCTGAACGCTAAAAGCATGTATCTTTACCATCACGAGCCTCTCTACCGCTACGCGCTGGGGCTGCTTAAAAAAATGGGCTGTGACAGATATTCTGTCGGTTCAGACGGGCACCGTCTGGAGCACTTTAGACTGCACTTCTCAGACATTCAAAAGATATTGGACGAATACGGTATCTCCGCTGATCAGTTAATTGGAGATGAGACATGCAGCTGA